The following proteins are co-located in the Paraphotobacterium marinum genome:
- a CDS encoding HAD hydrolase family protein: MNIVFDLDGTIISNGQKLDSFRENEIKKLSKQHEIIFASGRPIRDMLPVLPESFHQFKMVGCNGAQTYVDQKINCDFIPSIVVFELVEFLISKKTPFVLDGEWDYFLSDDFHPFHDYLRELSDNIVSFSEILKRGITKILILDKKIMTDPLYNQIINSEKLTQTKYNEGFFDVAAFNTNKREGIKKLGLSLMDSICVGNDFNDFEMLSAAEYSIFVGSPTSFNKATYYCQMSDVFEVINDIIESIELENISHLRSN; the protein is encoded by the coding sequence ATGAATATTGTTTTTGATTTGGATGGTACGATTATATCGAATGGACAAAAACTAGACTCATTTAGAGAAAATGAAATCAAAAAATTGTCAAAACAACATGAAATTATCTTTGCATCTGGTCGACCAATTAGAGATATGTTGCCTGTTTTACCTGAATCTTTTCATCAATTCAAAATGGTTGGTTGCAATGGTGCACAGACATATGTAGACCAGAAGATAAATTGTGACTTTATACCAAGCATTGTTGTTTTTGAGCTTGTTGAGTTTTTAATCTCCAAAAAGACTCCTTTTGTACTGGATGGTGAGTGGGATTATTTTTTATCTGATGACTTTCATCCCTTTCATGATTATCTGAGAGAATTATCAGACAATATTGTTAGCTTTTCAGAAATACTAAAAAGGGGAATTACTAAGATCTTAATTCTAGATAAAAAAATTATGACAGATCCCTTATACAATCAAATTATCAATAGTGAGAAACTGACACAAACAAAATATAATGAAGGTTTTTTTGATGTTGCTGCATTTAATACCAATAAGCGAGAGGGCATTAAAAAATTAGGCTTAAGTCTAATGGACTCAATATGTGTAGGGAATGATTTTAATGATTTTGAAATGTTAAGTGCTGCTGAGTACTCAATTTTTGTTGGCTCACCAACTTCTTTTAATAAAGCAACATATTATTGTCAAATGTCTGATGTTTTTGAGGTAATAAACGACATTATCGAAAGCATTGAACTTGAAAACATCTCTCACTTAAGGAGTAATTGA
- a CDS encoding heavy metal translocating P-type ATPase, with amino-acid sequence MISNTYNHIVKKDQKNQTKEKTENTFKWTIKGMDCPACAKNIEKQINKIQGVQFTQVSFPLEQITVHFNNQCEPSVIKKELNKKGYEVFEVGQLFEKKQTNNLIYDFIRKNTLLIFLMIGMLACYGIESINQSLSQYLFIIFTSIGLTPLLKKSYFLFKAKVFFSIETLMIIAAIGALFINHSHEALMVIMLYFFGEKLETFASSKARQGIQSLVSLIPSKVTKIVEGNRVVINVSDLRFGDIIEVHAGDRLPADGVLLVGYGLMDESSMTGESLPVEKNKGDSLIAGSIVVDHTITLKVNSEKGNNSVDKIINLIDKAEQEKAPVERMIQQFSRFYTPSIILIAFLMMLLLPVLFSVPWSEAIYRCLALLLISCPCALIISTPAAITSSLFNASKRGVLIKNGLAIEKFAKINSIAFDKTGTLTLGKYKLLDIKILNNYTKGKVLSIAKSLEDGYRHPIAYAFKHINDGELISVTSKKALVGLGVEGFIQNNKYQLLSPNKMKQKLPSEMKELINSLESACKTIIIMMKNTQEPIAIFILEDSLKPEAKEVINDLKKMKLDLLMLTGDNQISADNVAKKLSINYESNLYPDQKVKFIKQKSEKENVMFIGDGINDAPAMKYAFSSIAMGQGSDVALEVAEASIVHGRLNEIPFAIKLAKATRLNIIQNISFALLLKGIFFTTSLMGISGLWLAVIADTGATVLVTLNALRLLNIKN; translated from the coding sequence ATGATTAGTAATACATATAATCATATTGTAAAAAAAGATCAGAAAAATCAAACAAAAGAAAAAACTGAAAATACTTTTAAATGGACAATAAAAGGTATGGATTGTCCAGCTTGCGCTAAAAATATTGAAAAACAAATAAATAAGATTCAAGGTGTACAATTTACTCAAGTGTCATTTCCACTCGAACAAATTACTGTTCATTTCAATAATCAATGTGAGCCATCAGTAATCAAAAAAGAACTTAACAAAAAAGGTTATGAAGTTTTTGAGGTTGGACAATTATTTGAAAAAAAACAAACTAATAATTTAATTTATGATTTTATAAGAAAAAATACTCTACTAATCTTTTTAATGATAGGTATGTTAGCCTGTTATGGCATTGAAAGTATAAATCAATCTTTGTCTCAATATCTTTTTATAATCTTTACTTCAATTGGATTAACACCACTTCTTAAAAAATCATATTTTCTATTTAAAGCTAAAGTTTTTTTTTCAATAGAGACCTTAATGATAATTGCTGCGATAGGAGCCTTGTTTATTAACCATTCCCATGAGGCATTGATGGTTATTATGTTATATTTCTTTGGAGAAAAGCTAGAAACTTTCGCAAGTTCAAAAGCAAGACAAGGAATACAGTCTCTTGTGTCTCTGATACCATCTAAAGTGACCAAGATTGTAGAAGGAAATAGAGTTGTTATTAATGTTAGTGACTTAAGGTTTGGAGATATTATCGAAGTTCATGCCGGTGATCGTCTACCTGCAGATGGAGTTTTATTAGTTGGTTATGGTTTAATGGATGAAAGTTCGATGACAGGAGAATCACTGCCAGTTGAAAAAAATAAGGGTGATAGTTTAATAGCTGGGAGTATAGTTGTAGATCATACCATAACTTTAAAAGTTAATTCAGAAAAAGGTAATAATAGTGTCGATAAAATTATTAATTTAATTGATAAAGCGGAGCAAGAAAAGGCACCAGTTGAAAGGATGATCCAACAGTTTAGTCGATTTTATACACCATCAATAATTTTAATTGCTTTTTTAATGATGTTACTACTACCGGTATTATTTAGTGTGCCATGGAGTGAAGCAATATATCGTTGTTTAGCCTTACTTTTAATTTCTTGTCCATGCGCACTTATTATTTCAACGCCAGCTGCTATTACATCATCTTTATTTAATGCCAGTAAAAGAGGTGTTTTGATAAAAAATGGTTTAGCAATTGAAAAGTTTGCCAAAATTAACTCTATTGCATTTGATAAAACAGGAACTTTAACTTTGGGCAAATATAAGTTATTAGACATAAAAATTTTAAATAATTATACGAAAGGTAAAGTTTTATCAATAGCCAAAAGTTTGGAGGATGGATACAGGCATCCAATTGCTTATGCATTTAAGCATATTAATGATGGTGAATTAATATCTGTAACTTCTAAAAAAGCTTTAGTTGGCTTGGGTGTAGAGGGTTTTATTCAAAATAATAAATACCAACTTTTATCACCAAATAAAATGAAGCAAAAATTACCATCTGAAATGAAAGAATTAATTAATAGTTTAGAGTCAGCCTGTAAAACAATAATTATAATGATGAAGAATACTCAAGAACCTATTGCCATATTTATTTTAGAAGATAGTCTAAAACCAGAAGCAAAAGAAGTTATTAATGACCTTAAAAAGATGAAACTGGATTTGCTAATGCTCACAGGAGATAACCAGATATCTGCGGATAATGTTGCCAAAAAACTCTCAATTAACTATGAATCAAATTTGTATCCAGATCAAAAAGTTAAATTTATAAAACAAAAGTCTGAAAAAGAAAATGTAATGTTTATAGGTGATGGAATCAATGATGCACCAGCAATGAAATATGCATTTTCAAGTATAGCTATGGGACAAGGTTCAGATGTTGCGCTGGAGGTAGCGGAGGCTTCAATTGTTCACGGCAGATTAAATGAAATACCTTTTGCCATAAAGTTAGCAAAAGCGACTAGATTAAATATTATTCAGAATATAAGTTTTGCATTACTTTTAAAAGGAATATTTTTTACTACCAGCTTAATGGGCATTTCTGGTTTGTGGTTAGCTGTGATTGCAGATACTGGGGCAACTGTATTGGTAACCTTAAATGCATTAAGGCTTTTAAATATAAAAAATTAA
- a CDS encoding TIGR03643 family protein has protein sequence MKFTSSDESRIIEMAWEDRTPFEAIQLQYNLSEKEVIEFMRKKLKGSSFKLWRKRVSSRKTKHAMLRSDKVVRAYCPTQYKQR, from the coding sequence ATGAAATTTACATCTAGTGACGAATCAAGAATTATAGAGATGGCTTGGGAAGATCGCACTCCATTCGAGGCTATTCAACTACAATATAACTTATCTGAAAAAGAAGTTATTGAATTTATGAGAAAAAAGCTCAAAGGCTCAAGCTTTAAGTTATGGAGAAAAAGGGTTTCAAGTAGAAAAACAAAACATGCCATGCTAAGAAGCGACAAAGTTGTAAGAGCATATTGTCCAACTCAGTATAAACAAAGATAA
- the mglB gene encoding galactose/glucose ABC transporter substrate-binding protein MglB has protein sequence MKLKKMTVIAGLCAGLISTSTLATTIGVTIYDYKDNFMNKFRNDLTADAKLQGDTKLILTDSQNDQGKQLDQVQTLLARGVDVLAINLVDPKAAKTIIRKAKQNNVPVVFFNKKPSQAALDSYDKAYYVGADAKQSGIMQGDVIADAWKKHPSWDKDKNGVINYVLIKGEMGHPDAEARTKFVIDELHKKGYKTKQLHLDTADWSTAKAKDKMDAWLAGPDADQIEVVISNNDAMAWGAVTSLKQNHKNIPVFGIDGMKQTFKYMQDGKMYGTVLNDDKNQAKAVLKLATNLANDKAADDNLGYTIQDKVIYVPYVGVSDDNLSQYIAKN, from the coding sequence ATGAAATTAAAAAAAATGACTGTGATTGCTGGACTATGTGCTGGTCTGATTTCAACCTCAACACTTGCCACTACTATTGGTGTGACAATTTATGATTATAAAGATAACTTCATGAATAAATTTCGAAATGATCTTACAGCAGATGCAAAACTTCAAGGTGATACCAAACTAATTTTAACTGATTCTCAAAATGATCAAGGTAAACAACTTGACCAAGTGCAAACTCTATTAGCAAGAGGAGTTGATGTTTTAGCTATCAATTTAGTTGATCCTAAAGCAGCGAAAACTATCATACGAAAAGCCAAACAAAATAATGTGCCGGTTGTCTTTTTCAACAAAAAACCATCTCAAGCAGCTTTAGATAGTTATGACAAGGCATACTACGTTGGCGCAGATGCCAAACAATCTGGTATTATGCAAGGAGACGTAATTGCTGATGCTTGGAAAAAACATCCAAGTTGGGATAAAGATAAAAATGGTGTAATTAATTATGTTCTCATTAAAGGCGAGATGGGACATCCAGATGCTGAAGCAAGAACAAAGTTTGTAATTGATGAATTACATAAAAAAGGATACAAGACGAAACAATTACATTTGGATACAGCTGACTGGTCAACTGCAAAAGCTAAAGATAAAATGGATGCTTGGTTAGCAGGTCCTGATGCAGATCAAATAGAAGTTGTTATATCAAATAATGATGCAATGGCGTGGGGAGCTGTAACCTCTCTAAAACAAAATCATAAAAATATTCCTGTCTTTGGTATTGATGGTATGAAACAGACTTTTAAATATATGCAAGATGGTAAAATGTATGGAACAGTCTTAAATGATGATAAGAATCAAGCAAAAGCTGTTTTAAAATTAGCTACAAACCTTGCAAATGATAAGGCAGCAGACGATAATTTAGGTTACACAATTCAAGACAAAGTAATTTATGTGCCATATGTCGGTGTTAGTGACGATAACTTAAGTCAATATATTGCAAAAAATTAA
- a CDS encoding Dyp-type peroxidase has product MNTEVTFQKTIMDDVTQSGVYLEFNLKEFIYFKHVLDILNDELSTGNIIIGFGFDLLKQTKNYDPTLLEIPTYDNPHNINFHDENRDVFLWIKDKFLGDVIKRGHFLKEKLESYAKDFEVTLGNLYHPKKEENKTETRGLDGFWDGTENPKEDIETIAYIKNEDSLLNKGSYWVVQKWQHDLDFIKNASTKEKEDIIGRTEADSIEFEHKPIDSHVARTDQDSFSLDAHMWRRSMPWISDNLTGGLMFTCFANSLYPFTAQFNRMTGGEDGIIDATFKMSQIVSTKYLWCPPLVNGKLNILK; this is encoded by the coding sequence ATGAATACAGAAGTTACATTTCAAAAAACAATTATGGATGACGTTACTCAAAGTGGAGTTTATTTAGAATTTAATTTAAAAGAATTCATCTATTTTAAACATGTACTTGATATTTTAAATGATGAATTGTCTACCGGTAATATTATTATTGGTTTTGGCTTTGATCTTTTAAAACAAACAAAAAACTATGATCCTACACTTCTTGAAATTCCTACCTATGACAATCCACATAACATTAATTTTCATGATGAAAATAGAGATGTATTTTTATGGATAAAAGATAAATTTTTAGGCGATGTTATTAAAAGAGGTCATTTCTTAAAAGAAAAACTTGAGTCTTATGCAAAAGATTTTGAAGTCACTTTAGGAAATTTGTATCATCCTAAAAAAGAAGAGAATAAAACTGAAACAAGAGGCTTGGATGGCTTCTGGGATGGTACAGAAAACCCCAAAGAAGATATTGAGACAATTGCATATATAAAAAATGAAGATTCATTATTAAATAAAGGGAGTTATTGGGTTGTGCAAAAGTGGCAACATGATTTAGATTTTATTAAAAATGCATCCACAAAAGAAAAAGAAGATATAATTGGCAGAACAGAAGCAGACAGTATTGAGTTTGAACACAAACCAATAGACTCACATGTAGCGAGAACTGATCAAGATAGTTTCTCACTAGATGCACACATGTGGAGAAGATCTATGCCTTGGATCAGTGATAATTTAACTGGGGGATTAATGTTTACATGTTTTGCAAATAGTTTATACCCTTTTACAGCCCAATTTAATAGAATGACAGGCGGAGAGGATGGTATTATTGACGCGACATTCAAAATGAGTCAAATCGTTTCCACTAAATATTTATGGTGTCCACCTTTAGTAAATGGAAAACTAAATATTCTCAAGTAA
- the fumC gene encoding class II fumarate hydratase — protein sequence MNNNIETRTETDSMGSIQVNNKNYWGAQTQRSLLHFSIGEDIIPHEVIKAMGILKKAAANANNELGILSDDKKLLINKAADKIIAGEFNNQFPLHVWMTGSGTQSNMNVNEVISNLAIEMAGGVLGSKKPIHPNDDVNMSQSSNDTFPTAMYIATAVEVNQKLIPAIKVMQQSLSKKAKDWDNIVKIGRTHMQDAVPLTLGQEFSGYAEILRKDIERIEFALKDVYELAIGGTAVGTGLNAPEGFAEKAAQNIATLTNLPFISAPNKFAVQGSHDALVAMMSAIKGLAVSLFKVSNDIRLLSCGPRAGFHELIIPSNEPGSSIMPGKVNPTQCEAMAMVSAQVMGYDSAVSIAGAAGYLEMNVYKTMIIFNIMQSIRPLSDSCINFTKFLLDGTQPNKKKIDQYLHESLMLVTALSPLIGYDKASTMAHYANDNDLTLEDANNHFKFLTNDEFKSAIDPYKMAKGGRA from the coding sequence ATGAATAACAATATTGAAACAAGAACTGAAACCGATAGTATGGGGTCCATCCAAGTTAATAACAAAAATTATTGGGGCGCACAAACACAAAGATCTTTATTACACTTTTCCATTGGCGAAGATATTATTCCACATGAAGTAATTAAGGCCATGGGTATTTTAAAAAAGGCAGCTGCAAATGCAAATAATGAATTGGGAATATTATCTGATGATAAGAAATTGCTTATTAATAAAGCTGCTGACAAAATTATAGCCGGTGAGTTTAATAATCAGTTTCCCTTGCATGTCTGGATGACAGGCAGTGGAACTCAATCAAACATGAATGTTAATGAAGTTATTTCAAATTTGGCTATTGAAATGGCTGGAGGTGTTCTTGGAAGTAAAAAACCTATTCATCCAAATGATGATGTCAACATGTCACAATCATCAAATGATACATTCCCAACGGCCATGTATATTGCAACTGCAGTCGAAGTGAATCAAAAACTTATACCCGCTATAAAAGTAATGCAGCAGTCTTTGTCTAAAAAAGCAAAAGATTGGGATAATATTGTTAAGATTGGTAGAACACATATGCAAGATGCAGTACCTCTAACTTTAGGACAAGAGTTTTCGGGATATGCTGAAATTTTAAGAAAGGATATCGAAAGAATTGAATTCGCCCTAAAGGATGTTTATGAGCTTGCAATTGGAGGCACCGCAGTCGGAACAGGACTAAATGCCCCTGAAGGATTTGCTGAAAAAGCCGCCCAAAATATTGCAACCCTTACAAACTTACCATTTATATCAGCTCCTAATAAATTTGCAGTTCAGGGTTCTCATGATGCTCTAGTTGCTATGATGAGTGCTATCAAAGGTTTAGCTGTATCTTTATTCAAGGTTTCCAATGATATAAGATTATTAAGTTGTGGTCCTAGAGCTGGATTTCATGAATTAATTATTCCATCCAATGAACCAGGCTCTTCCATAATGCCTGGGAAGGTAAACCCTACACAATGTGAAGCTATGGCAATGGTATCAGCTCAGGTAATGGGTTATGATTCGGCAGTTAGTATTGCTGGTGCTGCTGGTTATCTTGAAATGAATGTATACAAAACTATGATCATTTTTAATATTATGCAGTCAATAAGACCTCTATCGGATAGCTGCATAAACTTTACCAAGTTTTTACTTGACGGAACCCAACCAAATAAAAAGAAAATCGATCAGTATTTACATGAGTCATTGATGTTAGTTACAGCTTTAAGTCCTTTAATTGGCTATGATAAGGCATCCACAATGGCACACTATGCCAATGATAATGATTTAACACTTGAAGATGCAAACAATCATTTCAAATTTTTAACAAATGATGAGTTCAAAAGTGCAATTGATCCATATAAAATGGCTAAAGGTGGAAGAGCTTAA
- a CDS encoding multidrug effflux MFS transporter, whose amino-acid sequence MIDNKNIVFVYAIALLIALPPFAIDTYMPSFGNIALSMNVSVSLLPISITAYFIGYGIGVFIWGSLSDRYGRKKILTIGVLTFIIATSLCLLTNNFLIFKFLRLIQGLSGSSTGIIAMAIIRDYYQGKELTKKMATINSIMMGAPLLAPIIGSAMMHYFKIWESIFVFLLCYGALLLIITLQLKESIKQKTQNKIIDLKLYTVHLKNKKFVLLSIIPGLSFASYFVFIGNSSVLLISFFHLSQFEYSFFFALNIFVSLIAQQILKKIVDRYKASNIIITCLTVALCGNILAFSFSHYVVNIYAFSLSITLICGSLSPIGTICASNAISAVKESFGTANALSRLFSFSMAGLATFVSSMFYGIDLMKAINLQQLCIISLIIIIIFYNLKSKHLS is encoded by the coding sequence ATGATTGATAATAAAAATATAGTTTTTGTCTACGCGATTGCGCTGTTAATTGCACTCCCTCCTTTTGCTATAGATACCTACATGCCGTCTTTTGGTAACATTGCTTTGAGCATGAATGTTTCTGTTTCTTTATTACCTATTTCAATTACAGCCTATTTTATTGGTTATGGAATAGGTGTATTTATATGGGGTTCTTTATCTGATCGATATGGGCGTAAAAAGATACTAACCATTGGTGTATTGACATTTATTATTGCCACCAGCTTATGTCTATTAACTAATAATTTTTTAATTTTTAAATTTTTAAGATTGATTCAAGGATTAAGTGGTTCTTCCACGGGCATTATTGCAATGGCGATAATTAGAGATTATTATCAGGGTAAAGAGCTTACCAAAAAAATGGCTACAATCAATTCAATTATGATGGGTGCTCCGCTATTAGCTCCAATTATTGGAAGCGCGATGATGCATTATTTTAAAATTTGGGAGTCCATCTTTGTTTTTTTATTGTGTTATGGTGCTCTACTTTTAATCATAACATTACAACTTAAAGAAAGTATTAAACAAAAAACACAAAATAAAATTATTGATCTTAAATTATATACAGTTCATTTAAAGAATAAAAAATTTGTTTTACTATCTATTATTCCAGGTCTGTCATTTGCTTCATATTTTGTTTTTATCGGAAACTCATCAGTTTTGTTAATCAGTTTCTTTCATTTAAGTCAGTTTGAATATTCTTTTTTCTTTGCATTAAATATCTTTGTAAGTTTAATTGCTCAACAAATATTAAAAAAAATTGTAGACCGTTATAAAGCATCAAACATTATTATCACATGTTTAACAGTTGCTTTATGTGGAAATATTCTTGCATTCTCTTTTTCTCATTATGTTGTAAACATATATGCATTTTCACTTTCAATCACATTAATTTGTGGTAGTTTATCTCCTATTGGAACGATTTGTGCCTCCAATGCAATTAGTGCTGTAAAAGAATCTTTTGGCACAGCAAATGCCCTTAGCCGACTGTTTTCGTTTTCAATGGCAGGTTTAGCAACTTTTGTATCTAGTATGTTTTATGGTATCGACTTAATGAAAGCAATAAATCTTCAACAACTTTGTATCATCTCGTTAATCATAATCATCATTTTTTATAATTTAAAATCTAAACATTTATCATAA
- a CDS encoding GtrA family protein, with the protein MSILIKNIILRHKVTIKYLFSGGSNTVICFLLFWLLIHFKVNYLVSNAIAFIYGVVQGYLFNCFFVFHNKPKFISLLKYSSIYSITLFISLALMYTWVSIFSINELIANILTTIVVTVINFKLIKLIVFK; encoded by the coding sequence ATGTCCATTTTAATTAAAAACATTATCCTTCGTCACAAGGTTACTATTAAATACTTATTTAGTGGTGGCTCAAATACTGTTATATGTTTTCTTTTATTTTGGTTGCTGATTCATTTTAAAGTCAACTATCTTGTAAGTAATGCCATAGCATTTATATATGGTGTCGTTCAAGGGTATCTTTTCAATTGTTTTTTTGTTTTTCATAATAAACCAAAATTTATTAGTTTATTGAAATATTCCAGTATTTATTCAATTACATTATTTATTTCACTAGCTTTAATGTATACATGGGTTTCAATTTTTTCCATAAATGAACTTATTGCAAACATTTTGACAACTATTGTTGTCACAGTTATAAACTTTAAACTCATTAAACTCATAGTTTTTAAATAA
- a CDS encoding LysR substrate-binding domain-containing protein: protein MSSFAHPLANKKQLQLNDLSDEVFIEIDTLTHFKEEMEAFKRKYQMNTKKNNRIKIKGREALFKAVSANLGVSLLPWFIVRDYVLENKMKILNIEKNTFTANYSYYLNEIDHQKEYVINFLEMISLNAATLN, encoded by the coding sequence ATGAGTAGTTTTGCTCACCCTCTTGCAAACAAAAAACAACTCCAGTTAAATGATCTGAGTGATGAGGTGTTTATTGAAATTGATACTTTAACTCACTTTAAAGAGGAAATGGAAGCTTTTAAAAGAAAGTATCAAATGAATACCAAAAAAAATAACAGGATAAAAATTAAAGGAAGAGAAGCACTCTTTAAAGCTGTTTCAGCTAATTTAGGAGTATCACTTTTACCTTGGTTTATAGTTAGGGATTATGTTTTAGAAAATAAGATGAAAATCTTAAATATTGAAAAAAACACTTTTACAGCAAATTACTCTTATTATTTAAATGAAATAGATCATCAAAAAGAATATGTGATAAACTTTTTGGAAATGATAAGTTTAAATGCAGCCACTTTAAATTAA
- a CDS encoding APC family permease, translating to MKNKKISMVSAIALSATCMIGSGWLFSAQKAAQQAGNYAFLAWILAAVMVLAVGMCLCKVVEIYPVRGATTRSSALSHNHIFGMPFAFANWFGIMVTVATEAQATTQYLSDIFKNSPLMGDDGLTLYGKCFALFILAVYLFINFYGIKLLAKVNNIVMALKIFTPLFAIVVLLIVHFDKTNFSLASNSMFHATSAIGAIVGAGLIYSFNGFQTVVAFASEVENPKKNVPKSIIYSIGIVLVVYMLLQLSFMGAVPKDSLQSGWAALNFHSPLLDLALLLGINFLAMLLLADSVVSPSGTGYTYLGAASRMMYAMAKEGQMPGWIAKLCPVYNFSKRSMVINFLLAAVFLLNAKSWASLMVIVTGYHIIGYMAAPVSMTALKPKTFVFGIVVFTLLGLLMTTIPGADLLKMNGTITLLMAIYFAIQVKKKENIKQILMFTIPFLVYLWLLLAFQPYWYVTVVLSVVFFSYVTHQKYVQAARGIAEEYVDDEEVLTH from the coding sequence ATGAAAAATAAAAAAATTTCTATGGTCAGTGCTATTGCCTTGAGTGCAACATGCATGATTGGATCAGGTTGGTTGTTTAGTGCACAAAAAGCAGCACAACAAGCAGGAAATTATGCTTTTCTTGCATGGATTCTAGCGGCTGTAATGGTTTTAGCTGTAGGTATGTGCCTTTGTAAAGTAGTCGAAATTTATCCTGTAAGAGGTGCTACCACACGTTCAAGTGCATTATCTCATAATCATATTTTTGGAATGCCTTTTGCCTTTGCAAACTGGTTTGGAATTATGGTAACAGTTGCAACTGAAGCACAGGCAACAACGCAATATTTATCAGATATTTTCAAAAACTCTCCTTTAATGGGTGATGATGGTTTAACTCTATATGGTAAGTGTTTTGCTTTATTTATCTTAGCAGTATATTTATTCATTAATTTTTATGGAATAAAGCTTCTAGCTAAAGTGAATAATATTGTGATGGCTTTAAAAATTTTCACACCTCTTTTTGCTATCGTTGTATTGTTAATTGTTCATTTTGATAAAACAAACTTTTCGTTGGCTTCAAATAGCATGTTTCATGCTACTTCAGCAATCGGAGCGATTGTTGGTGCTGGTTTGATTTATTCATTTAACGGATTTCAAACAGTAGTTGCATTTGCAAGTGAAGTAGAAAACCCTAAAAAGAATGTACCAAAATCTATCATATACTCAATAGGTATTGTTTTAGTGGTTTATATGTTGCTACAACTTTCTTTCATGGGAGCTGTTCCAAAAGATTCACTTCAAAGTGGCTGGGCTGCATTAAACTTCCATTCTCCTCTACTGGATTTAGCCTTATTATTAGGGATAAACTTTTTAGCTATGTTATTACTGGCAGATAGTGTAGTAAGTCCATCTGGAACGGGTTATACCTATTTAGGTGCTGCTTCAAGAATGATGTATGCTATGGCTAAAGAAGGGCAGATGCCTGGTTGGATTGCTAAACTTTGTCCGGTTTATAACTTTTCAAAACGTTCAATGGTTATTAACTTTCTTTTAGCTGCAGTATTTTTGTTAAATGCAAAAAGTTGGGCATCATTGATGGTTATTGTGACAGGTTATCATATCATCGGATATATGGCAGCACCAGTAAGTATGACAGCTCTTAAACCAAAAACCTTCGTGTTTGGTATTGTTGTTTTCACATTGTTAGGTCTTTTAATGACGACGATTCCAGGCGCAGATCTGCTAAAAATGAATGGTACAATTACATTATTAATGGCAATTTATTTTGCAATTCAGGTTAAGAAAAAAGAGAATATAAAACAAATCTTAATGTTTACTATTCCGTTTTTAGTTTACCTTTGGTTATTGTTGGCTTTCCAACCATACTGGTATGTAACGGTTGTTTTGTCTGTTGTGTTTTTCTCTTATGTTACACACCAGAAATATGTTCAAGCTGCTCGTGGAATTGCTGAAGAATATGTTGATGATGAAGAAGTACTGACTCATTAA